The genomic interval CAACGCCTGGTCGCGAAGGGCCTCGTCAAATCCCTGCAACTCGATGCAGACAAATTTGCCGTTGCCAACGCACGTAACCAGCTGGCCGCAGCGGAGGGACGCTTGAAGGTGCTGCAGGATCTGACTCGCAAGAAAATGCTGGTGCAGTTTGACAGCGACATCGAGGCCGCCGAGGCACAGTTGGCCGCCTACGAAAGCGAACTGGAGGAAGAGCAACTGCAGCTTGCCGACACGACCGCTCAACTGGAAAAGTGTGTGATCAAAGCCCCCGCGGCTGGTGTCGTCGTGCATGCCAATCGCTACAGCAGTCGTGGCGGAAACGCGGAATTTGTGGTCGAAGCCGGTGCGACGGTCCGCGAACGCCAAGCCATCATTCAACTTCCCGACCCTTCGCTGATGCAGGTCAACTGCAAAATCAACGAATCTCGCATCACCCTGATCGAAGCAGGAATGCCCGTCAAAATCGCCGTCGATGCGATCCCCGGTTTGCAGCTTCGCGGGCGAGTGACCAAGGTCAATCGCTATGCCGAACCGGGCAGCTTCTTCAGCTCGTCGATCAAGGAATACGCGACACTGATTGAGATTCTCGATCCACCAGACGTGATCCGAACCGGTATGACCGCAGAAGTCCAAATCTTTGTCGAACAGATCGCCGACGCTGTTCAAATTCCAATTCAAGGACTCTACGAGCACGGCGACAAAATGTATTCGCTCGTTCAGCGGGGACCTCAAGAGTTCGAAACGGTTGAAGTCGAACTCGGCGCAACGAACGACACCATGGCCAGCATCAAGTCTGGCCTGAAACCAGACGAGGTCGTTGTTTTGAACTTGAGAGAACATCTCGACCTGATGGACCTGCCTGAGCTGAGCGCGATCGACAACAGTGAGATGAAAGACATCGGCCGCGGCAATCCCGGCGCGGCGGAATCCGCAGAGCGTGGTCGCCCTGACGGTGCCCCCGGAGAACGCGGAGAACGCGGTGGACGCGGTGGACCAGACGGTGGACGCCAGGGTGGTGGTCCCGGTGCCGGTGGACCTGGAGGAGGCGGCCGCCCCGATCCGGCCACCATGGTCGAACGTTCCATGAGCAACAACGACAAGGACGGCGACGGGGTTCTGTCGCCCGAGGAAATCAGCGCGATGGATCCTCAGTATCGCGATCGTGTCGCGGAGGCCGATGCAGACGGAGACGGTTCCATCACGCGGGCGGAACTCACCGAGCATATGCAAAAGCGTTTTGGAGGAACCTGAGTCGATGTCCGT from Stieleria varia carries:
- a CDS encoding efflux RND transporter periplasmic adaptor subunit; translated protein: MLHDRLSLSSQRWQFCRCQIAHRQTAHRQIAHRRRGSLLGALLTVLVIAGLVGYAGYRYMLEKQSGIDTSTLITQAVVVAPFDHIVLEQGEVESSSNIELVCEIKSRGTSSGIPILWVIDEGTRVNEGDKLVELDAAALETALKEDKISVIAAEANVTTARAAVEQAKIARQEYLEGVFKTEERAILSEMAVAQQDLRKAQLALGSSQRLVAKGLVKSLQLDADKFAVANARNQLAAAEGRLKVLQDLTRKKMLVQFDSDIEAAEAQLAAYESELEEEQLQLADTTAQLEKCVIKAPAAGVVVHANRYSSRGGNAEFVVEAGATVRERQAIIQLPDPSLMQVNCKINESRITLIEAGMPVKIAVDAIPGLQLRGRVTKVNRYAEPGSFFSSSIKEYATLIEILDPPDVIRTGMTAEVQIFVEQIADAVQIPIQGLYEHGDKMYSLVQRGPQEFETVEVELGATNDTMASIKSGLKPDEVVVLNLREHLDLMDLPELSAIDNSEMKDIGRGNPGAAESAERGRPDGAPGERGERGGRGGPDGGRQGGGPGAGGPGGGGRPDPATMVERSMSNNDKDGDGVLSPEEISAMDPQYRDRVAEADADGDGSITRAELTEHMQKRFGGT